In Triticum urartu cultivar G1812 chromosome 6, Tu2.1, whole genome shotgun sequence, the following proteins share a genomic window:
- the LOC125517479 gene encoding phosphatidylinositol/phosphatidylcholine transfer protein SFH2-like, with protein sequence MGAAAEDAVRQLGILMDQVDAPLRRTFQNVHQGHPRETMLRFLKAREWNVSKAHKMLVDSLNWRIENEIDSVLERPILPVDLYRSIRDSQLVGLSGYTKEGLPVFGIGVGQSTYDKASVHYYVQSHIQINEYRDRIILPMLTEKFGRPITTCVKVLDMTGLKLSALSQMKMLSSISTVDDLNYPEKSETYYIVNVPYIFSACWKVVKPLLQERTKKKVKVLSGCGRDELLKIMDYSALPHFCRREGSGSSKHSSSNADDCFSPDHPFHKELYELTNQQSSHKELLKMGSLHVSIPEPDPNDAKIVEVIQAEFHKMGEQNGSTNGHKV encoded by the exons ATGGGGGCCGCCGCCGAGGACGCCGTCAGGCAGCTCGGCATCCTCATGGATCAAG TGGACGCGCCGCTGAGGAGGACGTTCCAG AATGTGCACCAAGGCCACCCTAGAGAAACAATGTTGCGCTTTCTCAAGGCTAGAGAATGGAATGTTTCCAAGGCTCATAAAATG CTTGTAGATTCTTTGAATTGGAGGATTGAAAATGAAATTGATAGTGTATTGGAG AGACCTATACTCCCAGTAGATTTATACAGATCAATACGTGATTCACAACTTGTTGGACTCTCAGGATACACCAAGGAG GGTCTTCCAGTTTTTGGCATTGGTGTTGGTCAGAGCACATATGACAAAGCTTCG GTGCACTACTATGTGCAATCTCATATTCAGATTAACGAATACCGTGATCGCATAATTTTG CCCATGTTGACGGAAAAGTTTGGACGCCCGATCACCACTTGCGTTAAAGTTCTCGACATGACTGGTTTAAAGTTGTCAGCACTGAGCCAAATGAAG ATGCTGAGTTCAATATCAACTGTTGATGATCTGAACTACCCTGAAAAGTCAGAGACATATTACATAGTTAATGTTCCATATATATTCTCTGCATGCTGGAAG GTTGTGAAGCCCCTATTGCAGGAGAGGACAAAAAAGAAGGTTAAAGTTTTGAGTGGTTGTGGGAGAGATGAACTTCTAAAG ATTATGGACTACTCAGCTCTCCCCCATTTCTGCCGACGAGAGGGATCAGGCTCATCCAAGCATTCATCTTCCAACGCCGACGATTGCTTCTCCCCAGACCATCCTTTCCACAAAGAGCTCTACGAGCTCACCAACCAGCAATCGTCGCACAAGGAGCTCCTCAAGATGGGATCATTGCATGTGAGCATCCCGGAGCCCGACCCAAACGATGCGAAGATCGTGGAGGTGATCCAGGCCGAGTTCCACAAGATGGGGGAGCAGAATGGGTCGACCAACGGCCACAAGGTTTGA